GCGGATCCTGGCCGAGGAGCGCGCCCGATCTCGCGACGCGGCAGGAGGTTTCGACCGTACCTTCGAGCGCAAGCTCATGAAGGGATGGCGGAGCGTCGGAGATCTCCTCTCGGATCTCCTGAAGCGATGACCCACGCAGCGCCCCGGCGGGCGCCCGAACTCTGGACGAGGAGGAACTCATGGGCTTCGTGAACAAGCTGCGGGCCGAGTTCGTCGACATCATCGAGTGGCTCGACGACACCCGGAACACCCTCGTCTGGCGCTTCCCGCGATACCAGAACGAGATCAAGAACGGAGCGAAGCTCGTGGTCCGCCCCGGACAGTGCGCGATCCTGGTCGATCGCGGCCGCGTGGCGGACGTCTTCCAGCCCGGCACGTACGAGCTCGCCACGAGGAACGTCCCGATTCTCACGACCCTGCGGAAGTGGGATCATGGGTTCAACAGCCCGTTCAAGGTCGAGGTGTACTTCGTTGCCACGAGGCAGATTACCGAGCTCAAGTGGGGCACCTCCCACCCGGTGCTCCTGCGTGATCCCGAGTTCGGCCCGATCCGCGTGCGCGGGTTCGGGACCTTCACGCTGAAGGCGTCGAAGCCCCAGGCCCTGCTCGCGGAGCTGGTCGGCACCGACGGATCCTTCGAGGCCGACGAGATCGACGTGCTCCTCCGCTCCGTCATCGCGGCGGAGTTCTCGAACCTGGTGGCGAAGGCGGAGATCTCGGTCGTGGATCTCG
This portion of the Candidatus Eisenbacteria bacterium genome encodes:
- a CDS encoding SPFH domain-containing protein, which encodes MGFVNKLRAEFVDIIEWLDDTRNTLVWRFPRYQNEIKNGAKLVVRPGQCAILVDRGRVADVFQPGTYELATRNVPILTTLRKWDHGFNSPFKVEVYFVATRQITELKWGTSHPVLLRDPEFGPIRVRGFGTFTLKASKPQALLAELVGTDGSFEADEIDVLLRSVIAAEFSNLVAKAEISVVDLAGSYLRLSEDLRRAVLARIDDEYGLDLPQLLIVNISVPEQVERALDARSSMGVIGDLDRYQRYQLGASIPTAAANPAGGLAAAGVGLGMGMTLAGLASPITGAGPGPAPARAPLP